One genomic segment of Thermodesulfobacterium sp. TA1 includes these proteins:
- a CDS encoding Rrf2 family transcriptional regulator — MFKLSTKGRYAVRAMYEIAKAYPNGVTLEEISASQNISRVYLAQILNRLRQSRLIKSSRGPGGGYVLRKHPDEVSLYEILEPLEGPVCIASCIDPGEGCEDVEECVAYPIWKKIGQYIECLLKQVKLGDLLRVETEKDKKKLVETITAGCC, encoded by the coding sequence ATGTTTAAGCTTTCGACCAAAGGTAGGTATGCCGTAAGGGCGATGTATGAGATAGCCAAGGCTTATCCCAACGGGGTTACTTTGGAGGAGATTTCTGCCAGTCAAAACATTTCTCGGGTTTATTTAGCGCAGATTTTAAACCGGTTGCGTCAGTCAAGGCTTATCAAGTCTTCTCGTGGGCCAGGGGGCGGTTATGTTTTAAGGAAACATCCTGACGAGGTATCTCTTTATGAAATCCTTGAGCCTCTTGAGGGACCTGTGTGTATTGCCTCTTGTATAGACCCTGGAGAGGGCTGTGAGGATGTAGAAGAGTGCGTGGCTTATCCTATCTGGAAAAAAATCGGGCAGTATATAGAGTGTCTGCTTAAGCAGGTTAAGCTTGGGGACCTTTTGAGGGTGGAGACCGAGAAAGACAAGAAAAAGTTGGTTGAGACGATTACTGCCGGTTGTTGTTAA
- a CDS encoding UPF0280 family protein, translated as MEEKGKALKADLYGQVPFYRSLVSGELCRFRVVYKETDLLVVAERDLSPQVWSLVREIRLPLEAYLLKRPEFLASLRPLPFDPEAPVLVKEMFLAGEVAGVGPMAAVAGAIAEEVGRALVAQGLTSQVVVENGGDVFLWLKKDAKVALFAGIESPFSQKVCLVVPSCFMPCGVCTSSGKIGHSLSFGRADAVTVVHKKASVADALATAFGNQLKEDRDFDKVIKKAKKVEDLLGVVCLLGEKLLVWGKGIRLEPLKIS; from the coding sequence ATGGAGGAAAAGGGAAAAGCCCTTAAAGCCGACCTTTATGGTCAGGTCCCTTTTTACCGCAGTTTGGTTAGTGGTGAGCTTTGCAGGTTTCGGGTGGTTTATAAAGAGACCGACCTTTTGGTGGTGGCAGAAAGGGATTTAAGCCCTCAGGTTTGGTCTCTTGTGCGGGAGATACGTCTTCCTCTTGAGGCTTATCTGTTAAAAAGGCCTGAGTTTTTAGCAAGCCTTAGGCCTTTGCCTTTTGACCCAGAGGCGCCGGTTTTGGTAAAGGAGATGTTTTTGGCAGGAGAGGTGGCAGGGGTTGGTCCTATGGCGGCTGTGGCTGGGGCGATTGCTGAAGAGGTTGGAAGGGCGCTTGTTGCTCAAGGGTTGACCTCTCAGGTGGTGGTAGAAAACGGGGGAGACGTGTTTTTATGGCTTAAAAAGGATGCCAAGGTGGCTTTGTTTGCAGGGATAGAGTCTCCCTTTTCTCAAAAGGTTTGTTTGGTCGTGCCTTCTTGTTTTATGCCTTGCGGGGTTTGCACCTCTTCTGGCAAGATAGGACACAGCCTAAGCTTTGGAAGGGCTGATGCGGTAACGGTGGTCCATAAAAAAGCCTCGGTAGCAGACGCCTTGGCTACTGCCTTTGGGAACCAGCTAAAAGAGGACAGGGACTTTGACAAGGTCATAAAAAAGGCAAAAAAGGTAGAAGACCTTTTAGGGGTGGTGTGTCTTTTAGGAGAAAAGCTTTTGGTTTGGGGAAAAGGCATAAGGCTTGAACCCTTGAAAATTTCTTAG
- a CDS encoding fumarate hydratase C-terminal domain-containing protein, translating into MGEFFKQFFSKAKRLYFPLEDRGRLDGLLPGEPVLICGWVLCGRDATHRRILQALKEGSFSFDFTNQAMYYVGPTPAPEGRIIGACGPTTSTRMDAYMEDFLALGLAATIGKGKRSSKVVELMKRYQAVYLATFGGAGAFLSRFVEKVEVVGWEDLGPEAFFRIKVRDFPAVVINTVVGEDFYSM; encoded by the coding sequence ATGGGTGAGTTTTTTAAACAGTTTTTTTCTAAGGCTAAGAGGCTTTATTTTCCTCTTGAGGATAGAGGAAGGCTTGATGGGCTTTTGCCAGGGGAGCCTGTGTTGATTTGTGGTTGGGTTTTATGTGGGAGGGATGCCACCCACCGCAGGATACTTCAGGCGTTAAAAGAGGGAAGTTTTTCCTTTGATTTTACCAACCAGGCGATGTATTATGTGGGTCCTACCCCTGCCCCAGAGGGAAGGATTATCGGGGCATGTGGGCCTACGACTTCAACCAGGATGGATGCCTATATGGAGGATTTTTTAGCCCTTGGGCTTGCGGCTACCATCGGCAAGGGTAAGAGGTCTTCCAAGGTGGTTGAGTTGATGAAAAGGTATCAGGCGGTTTATTTGGCTACTTTTGGAGGGGCTGGGGCTTTTCTTAGTCGGTTTGTGGAAAAGGTAGAGGTTGTTGGTTGGGAAGACCTTGGTCCAGAGGCTTTTTTTCGGATAAAGGTGAGAGACTTTCCGGCGGTGGTGATAAATACTGTTGTCGGAGAGGATTTTTATTCTATGTAG